Proteins from a genomic interval of Nocardioidaceae bacterium:
- the coxB gene encoding cytochrome c oxidase subunit II, with amino-acid sequence MVYDLWMWMWAAAAVVGIGVWGLMAYVSVRYRRRSDDEVPVQTRYHLPLEVFYTIVPVVMVVAIFYWTVKYQDAILDDPPPDETVEVVGFQWQWAFNYENPEDPDTFVVDGGAGGGVIPTLWLPVDETVRIDLRSPDVIHGFWVPAFLFKMDIIPGKDNNFTFVPNEEGLYAGKCTELCGTYHSRMLFNVNVVSRAEYDAHLQDLADQGRVTTSTFAEFSETSAGTEGIVGTGNPEEGEQ; translated from the coding sequence ATGGTCTACGACCTGTGGATGTGGATGTGGGCGGCGGCAGCCGTCGTCGGCATCGGCGTCTGGGGCCTCATGGCGTACGTCTCGGTCCGCTACCGCCGTCGCAGCGACGACGAGGTGCCGGTGCAGACGCGGTACCACCTGCCGCTCGAGGTCTTCTACACGATCGTCCCCGTCGTGATGGTCGTCGCGATCTTCTACTGGACCGTGAAGTACCAGGACGCGATCCTCGACGACCCGCCGCCGGACGAGACCGTCGAGGTCGTCGGCTTCCAGTGGCAGTGGGCGTTCAACTACGAGAACCCCGAGGACCCCGACACGTTCGTCGTCGACGGCGGCGCCGGCGGCGGGGTCATCCCGACGCTGTGGCTGCCCGTGGACGAGACCGTCCGCATCGACCTCCGCAGCCCCGACGTCATCCACGGGTTCTGGGTGCCTGCGTTCCTCTTCAAGATGGACATCATCCCCGGCAAGGACAACAACTTCACGTTCGTGCCGAACGAGGAGGGGCTGTACGCGGGCAAGTGCACCGAGCTGTGCGGCACGTACCACTCCCGCATGCTCTTCAACGTCAACGTGGTCTCGCGTGCGGAGTACGACGCGCACTTGCAGGACCTCGCTGACCAGGGCAGGGTCACGACCTCGACCTTCGCCGAGTTCAGCGAGACCAGCGCCGGCACCGAGGGCATCGTCGGCACCGGCAACCCCGAGGAGGGTGAGCAGTGA
- a CDS encoding Rieske (2Fe-2S) protein: MFGLSTVFTVLFVFSYFFFDIGEDLDVVLGFNASNLFLGICLGMALLLIGAGAVQWSRKLMADAEIVEMRHPARSSDADREETVGKLNTGIEESGIGRRPLIRNSLLGALGALGLPAVVLLRDLGPLPGDKLEQTVWRRGMRLVNDISGMPLTPSDIEIGQLVNGEPAVFFAEGPDGEKLYHGAELLQAKAKAAIVIVRMDPTEITPAPGRENWGVDGILCYSKICTHVGCPISLWEQQTHNLLCPCHQSTFDLADNGRVVFGPAARAVPQLPITVDEQGYLVAQSDFLEPVGPSYWERG; encoded by the coding sequence ATGTTCGGCCTGTCCACGGTGTTCACCGTGCTCTTCGTCTTCTCCTACTTCTTCTTCGACATCGGCGAAGACCTCGACGTCGTCCTCGGCTTCAACGCCTCGAACCTCTTCCTCGGCATCTGCCTGGGCATGGCGCTCCTCCTCATCGGCGCCGGCGCGGTGCAGTGGTCGCGCAAGCTGATGGCCGACGCCGAGATCGTCGAGATGCGTCACCCCGCACGGTCCTCCGACGCGGACCGCGAGGAGACCGTGGGCAAGCTCAACACCGGCATCGAGGAGTCCGGCATCGGCCGCCGCCCCTTGATCCGCAACTCCCTGCTCGGCGCTCTCGGTGCGCTGGGTCTGCCCGCGGTCGTGCTGCTGCGCGACCTGGGCCCGTTGCCCGGCGACAAGCTCGAGCAGACGGTGTGGCGGCGGGGCATGCGTCTGGTCAACGACATCTCCGGCATGCCGCTCACGCCCAGCGACATCGAGATCGGCCAGCTCGTCAACGGTGAGCCCGCGGTCTTCTTCGCCGAGGGGCCCGACGGCGAGAAGCTCTACCACGGTGCGGAGCTGCTGCAGGCGAAGGCCAAGGCGGCGATCGTCATCGTGCGCATGGACCCGACCGAGATCACCCCCGCTCCCGGGCGCGAGAACTGGGGCGTCGACGGCATCCTGTGCTACTCGAAGATCTGCACCCACGTGGGCTGCCCGATCTCGCTGTGGGAGCAGCAGACCCACAACCTCTTGTGCCCCTGCCACCAGTCGACCTTCGACCTCGCCGACAACGGCCGGGTCGTCTTCGGACCCGCTGCCCGCGCCGTGCCGCAGCTGCCGATCACCGTCGACGAGCAGGGCTACCTCGTCGCGCAGAGCGACTTCCTGGAGCCTGTAGGACCCTCTTACTGGGAAAGGGGCTGA
- a CDS encoding cytochrome bc complex cytochrome b subunit: MSTTAANTNGREAAAVQKSTPTGKAANWADERLGLGTLGKKQLRKVFPDHWSFMLGEIALWSFVILLLTGTFLTLWYRPSMTEVVYDGSYAPLRGLEMSEAFASTLNISFDIRGGLLVRQIHHWAAHLFIAGMFVHMMRVYLTGAFRKPRELNWVIGMLLMLLGILEGFTGYSLPDDLLSGTGIRAADGFVKSIPVIGTYGSFFLFDGEFPGDAIISRLYTAHVLLLPALLVGLISAHMLLLVFHKHTQWPGPGRTNDNVVGFPLLPVYMAKAGGFFFIVFGFTALMSAIIELNPIWRYGPYNPAEVTAGSQPDWYMGWPDGALRIMPGIETELFGYTLSWNIFLPIIVLPGIVFAAVLMLPFIEQWITKDNREHHLLQRPRNNPTRTALLVAFMAFYGILWMAGGNDIVAVIFGLSINEITYFNRVAVFVLPLIAFWITRRWCIALQRADEEKLLHGYESGVIMRSSEGAYSERHLPIGLESAYTLTAREQDLGKIYSAEAVEDENGTRAPLSPAQKLRERLSVYWYADNVQPPTRAELEEAQEHLRHELEGGHDDESETRQLSGSSSEQSVPVKKKKN; encoded by the coding sequence ATGTCGACGACAGCCGCGAACACCAACGGACGCGAAGCAGCCGCGGTCCAGAAGTCCACGCCGACCGGCAAGGCGGCCAACTGGGCCGACGAGCGTCTCGGCCTCGGCACCCTCGGCAAGAAGCAGCTCCGCAAGGTCTTCCCGGACCACTGGTCCTTCATGCTGGGCGAGATCGCCCTGTGGAGCTTCGTCATCCTGCTCCTCACCGGCACGTTCCTGACGCTGTGGTACAGGCCGTCGATGACCGAGGTCGTCTACGACGGCTCGTACGCGCCGCTCCGCGGTCTGGAGATGTCCGAGGCGTTCGCGTCCACGCTCAACATCTCCTTCGACATCCGCGGTGGTCTGCTCGTGCGGCAGATCCACCACTGGGCGGCGCACCTGTTCATCGCCGGGATGTTCGTGCACATGATGCGCGTCTACCTGACGGGCGCGTTCCGCAAACCGCGTGAGCTCAACTGGGTCATCGGCATGCTGCTGATGCTGCTCGGCATCCTCGAGGGCTTCACCGGCTACTCGCTGCCCGACGACCTGCTCTCCGGCACCGGCATCCGCGCCGCCGACGGCTTCGTGAAGTCGATCCCGGTGATCGGCACGTACGGCTCGTTCTTCCTCTTCGACGGCGAGTTCCCGGGCGACGCGATCATCTCGCGGCTCTACACCGCCCACGTGCTGCTGCTGCCGGCGCTGCTGGTCGGTCTGATCTCGGCCCACATGCTGCTGCTGGTCTTCCACAAGCACACGCAGTGGCCTGGCCCGGGCCGCACCAACGACAACGTGGTCGGCTTCCCGCTGCTCCCCGTCTACATGGCCAAGGCCGGTGGCTTCTTCTTCATCGTCTTCGGCTTCACGGCCCTGATGAGCGCCATCATCGAGCTCAACCCGATCTGGCGGTACGGGCCGTACAACCCGGCCGAGGTGACCGCCGGCTCCCAGCCGGACTGGTACATGGGCTGGCCGGACGGCGCGCTGCGGATCATGCCCGGCATCGAGACCGAGCTGTTCGGCTACACGCTGAGCTGGAACATCTTCCTGCCGATCATCGTGCTGCCCGGCATCGTGTTCGCGGCCGTCCTGATGCTGCCGTTCATCGAGCAGTGGATCACCAAGGACAACCGTGAGCACCACCTGCTGCAGCGGCCGCGCAACAACCCGACGCGCACCGCGCTGCTGGTCGCCTTCATGGCCTTCTACGGCATCCTGTGGATGGCGGGCGGCAACGACATCGTCGCGGTCATCTTCGGCCTGTCGATCAACGAGATCACCTACTTCAACCGGGTCGCGGTGTTCGTCCTGCCGCTGATCGCCTTCTGGATCACCCGGCGCTGGTGCATCGCGCTGCAGCGTGCCGACGAGGAGAAGCTGCTGCACGGCTACGAGTCCGGCGTCATCATGCGGTCCTCGGAGGGCGCCTACAGCGAGCGGCACCTCCCGATCGGCCTGGAGTCGGCCTACACCCTCACGGCCCGCGAGCAGGACCTCGGCAAGATCTACAGCGCCGAGGCCGTGGAGGACGAGAACGGGACGCGTGCTCCCCTCTCCCCCGCCCAGAAGCTGCGGGAGCGTCTCTCGGTCTACTGGTACGCCGACAACGTGCAGCCCCCCACGCGCGCCGAGCTCGAGGAGGCGCAGGAGCACCTGCGTCACGAGCTCGAGGGCGGCCACGACGACGAGAGCGAGACACGTCAGCTGTCGGGCTCGTCCTCGGAGCAGTCGGTGCCGGTCAAGAAGAAGAAGAACTGA
- a CDS encoding L,D-transpeptidase family protein, with protein MSRSPRPTRVTLAAAALTALGLTVSGCTGATTGAGTDGSAADGDATSAGAEGQAAPEPQAVISANLPESGSVPVSRFVKLSVQDGSLDRVAVRAKGVKGAKGLVSGAMTDDGASWRADERLEAGTTYVMRAKATDHQGLVTTQKRRFSADDLALSEQTYASIAPLDGSTVGVGMPVIVKYDIPVQRKKAFEKRMNVENSSNQAGAWHWLSDYEAHWRPKTYWKPGTTVDVSVDVNSLPAGNGIYGQMDREASFTVGDRRIMKVDLATKQLTYVVNGTVEATMPFSGGKPGFETRSGTKVIIEKFREKRMDAATTGISEDDPEYYNIEDVEYAMRLTYTGEFIHAAPWSVGSQGYSNVSHGCTGLSTENAGYLYDNTIIGDVVETTGSSRQMTLTNGYGDWNVSFKEWKQGSALAG; from the coding sequence ATGTCTCGCAGCCCCCGTCCTACCCGCGTGACCCTCGCCGCTGCCGCCTTGACGGCTCTCGGTCTCACTGTCAGCGGTTGCACCGGCGCCACGACGGGCGCCGGCACCGACGGCAGTGCCGCGGACGGCGACGCCACGAGCGCCGGTGCGGAGGGCCAGGCGGCACCCGAGCCGCAGGCTGTCATCTCGGCGAACCTGCCGGAGTCGGGCAGCGTCCCGGTCTCGCGCTTCGTGAAGCTCTCGGTGCAGGACGGCAGCCTCGACCGCGTCGCCGTCCGCGCCAAGGGCGTCAAGGGCGCGAAGGGACTGGTGTCCGGTGCCATGACCGACGACGGTGCCTCCTGGCGCGCCGACGAGCGGCTGGAGGCCGGCACGACGTACGTGATGCGGGCCAAGGCCACCGACCACCAGGGACTCGTCACGACGCAGAAGCGCCGCTTCAGCGCTGACGACCTCGCGCTGTCGGAGCAGACGTACGCCTCGATCGCCCCGCTCGACGGTTCCACCGTCGGCGTGGGCATGCCGGTGATCGTGAAGTACGACATCCCCGTGCAGCGCAAGAAGGCCTTCGAGAAGCGCATGAACGTCGAGAACTCCTCGAACCAGGCCGGCGCCTGGCACTGGCTCAGCGACTACGAGGCCCACTGGCGTCCGAAGACCTACTGGAAGCCCGGCACCACCGTCGACGTGAGCGTCGACGTGAACTCGCTGCCCGCCGGCAACGGCATCTACGGTCAGATGGACCGCGAGGCGTCGTTCACCGTCGGTGACCGCCGCATCATGAAGGTGGACCTGGCGACCAAGCAGCTGACCTACGTCGTCAACGGCACCGTCGAGGCCACCATGCCGTTCTCCGGAGGCAAGCCCGGCTTCGAGACCCGGTCGGGCACCAAGGTCATCATCGAGAAGTTCCGCGAGAAGCGGATGGATGCCGCGACGACCGGCATCTCCGAGGACGACCCGGAGTACTACAACATCGAGGATGTCGAGTACGCGATGCGCCTGACGTACACCGGTGAGTTCATCCACGCGGCCCCGTGGTCGGTCGGTTCGCAGGGCTACAGCAACGTGAGCCACGGGTGCACCGGTCTGTCGACGGAGAACGCGGGCTACCTCTACGACAACACGATCATCGGCGACGTCGTCGAGACCACCGGCTCGAGCCGTCAGATGACGCTGACCAACGGCTACGGCGACTGGAACGTCTCCTTCAAGGAGTGGAAGCAGGGCTCGGCCCTCGCGGGCTGA
- a CDS encoding cytochrome c: MAGAGASFVMPAEATEGTVDTELIEQGRELYLYGCSFCHGQNGEGVLEQASGNNYGPPLVGVGAAAVDFQVGTGRMPMAQPGVQAPRKQTIYTDQETRALAAYVASLGPGPAIPTEEMYDPNTIPEAEREEAIVRGGEFFRTNCTACHNFAGSGGALPEGKYAPSLVGVEPVHIYEALVTGPQQMPVFSDAVITPEQKKDIIAYLKYTDEMPSYGGFGLGSYGPVADGFAAWVVGIGGLVAFCVWIASHTARTNRKKKEEQA, translated from the coding sequence ATGGCAGGCGCCGGCGCCTCGTTCGTGATGCCCGCCGAGGCCACGGAGGGCACCGTCGACACCGAGCTGATCGAGCAGGGGCGTGAGCTGTATCTGTACGGCTGCTCCTTCTGCCACGGGCAGAACGGCGAAGGCGTCCTCGAGCAGGCATCCGGCAACAACTACGGTCCGCCGCTGGTCGGCGTCGGTGCCGCCGCAGTCGACTTCCAGGTCGGCACCGGTCGCATGCCGATGGCCCAGCCGGGCGTGCAGGCACCGCGCAAGCAGACGATCTACACCGATCAGGAGACGCGCGCCCTGGCCGCCTACGTCGCCTCGCTCGGCCCCGGTCCGGCCATCCCGACCGAGGAGATGTACGACCCCAACACGATCCCCGAGGCCGAGCGCGAGGAGGCCATCGTCCGCGGTGGCGAGTTCTTCCGCACCAACTGCACCGCCTGCCACAACTTCGCGGGCAGCGGCGGTGCGCTCCCCGAGGGCAAGTACGCCCCCTCGCTCGTCGGCGTCGAGCCCGTCCACATCTACGAGGCCCTGGTCACCGGCCCGCAGCAGATGCCCGTCTTCTCCGACGCGGTGATCACCCCGGAGCAGAAGAAGGACATCATCGCCTACCTGAAGTACACCGACGAGATGCCGTCCTACGGCGGCTTCGGTCTCGGCTCGTACGGTCCGGTCGCCGACGGCTTCGCCGCCTGGGTCGTGGGCATCGGCGGCCTGGTCGCCTTCTGCGTGTGGATCGCCTCGCACACCGCCCGCACCAACCGCAAGAAGAAGGAGGAGCAGGCGTGA
- the ctaD gene encoding cytochrome c oxidase subunit I, giving the protein MSTASSSDGFAQRSSVVADRKPIGEQVVRVLTTTDHKLIGKLYLGTSFVWFLLAGLMALLIRAELAFPGTQVVNDETYNQLFTMHGTIMLLLFATPLFFGFANLIMPLQIGAPDVAFPRLNMFSYWLFLFGGLITAGGFLTPSGAASFGWFAYTPLSTGVYSPGVGGDLWVMGLWMSGLGTILGAVNFVTTIICMRAPGMTMFRMPIFVWNVLVTSLLVLIAFPIFGAALLSLAADRMLGAHVFDPAHGGPIIWQHLFWFFGHPEVYIIALPFFGIATEILPVFSRKPIFGYVGLVGATLGIAILSVAVWAHHMYVTGSVDLAFFSGMTFLIAVPTGVKFFNWIGTMWGGSLSFETPMLWTLGFMTTFLFGGLTGVILASPPLDFHLSDSYFVVAHFHYVVFGTVVFAMFAGFYFWWPKMTGRMLDERLGKIHFWLLFIGFHTTFLVQHWLGVEGMPRRYADYLPADGFTTLNQISTVGAFLLALSILPFLWNVYVTEKSAPQVEVDDPWGWGRSLEWATSSPPPRHNFHTLPRIRSESPAFDLHHPEIAALELDQNEIEDESTPSDAPQMYGRRSALSDQSRRNHEES; this is encoded by the coding sequence GTGAGCACCGCCAGCAGCTCAGACGGCTTCGCGCAGAGGTCGTCCGTCGTCGCTGACCGCAAGCCGATCGGTGAGCAGGTCGTCCGCGTCCTGACCACCACGGACCACAAGCTGATCGGCAAGCTGTACCTCGGCACGTCGTTCGTGTGGTTCCTGCTGGCCGGACTCATGGCGCTCCTGATCCGGGCCGAGCTCGCCTTCCCGGGCACCCAGGTCGTCAACGACGAGACCTACAACCAGCTCTTCACGATGCACGGCACCATCATGCTGCTGCTCTTCGCGACGCCCCTGTTCTTCGGCTTCGCGAACCTCATCATGCCGCTGCAGATCGGAGCGCCCGACGTCGCGTTCCCGCGGCTCAACATGTTCAGTTACTGGCTGTTCCTCTTCGGTGGCCTGATCACCGCCGGTGGCTTCCTGACCCCGAGCGGTGCGGCCAGCTTCGGCTGGTTCGCCTACACCCCGCTCTCGACCGGTGTCTACTCGCCGGGCGTCGGTGGCGACCTGTGGGTCATGGGTCTGTGGATGTCCGGTCTCGGCACCATCCTGGGTGCGGTCAACTTCGTCACGACCATCATCTGCATGCGCGCCCCCGGCATGACGATGTTCCGCATGCCGATCTTCGTCTGGAACGTGCTGGTCACGAGCCTGCTCGTGCTGATCGCGTTCCCGATCTTCGGTGCCGCGCTGCTGAGCCTCGCGGCCGACCGCATGCTGGGCGCGCACGTGTTCGACCCCGCGCACGGCGGCCCGATCATCTGGCAGCACCTGTTCTGGTTCTTCGGTCACCCGGAGGTCTACATCATCGCGCTGCCGTTCTTCGGCATCGCGACCGAGATCCTCCCGGTCTTCAGCCGCAAGCCGATCTTCGGCTACGTCGGTCTGGTCGGGGCGACGCTCGGCATCGCGATCCTCTCGGTCGCGGTGTGGGCGCACCACATGTACGTCACCGGGTCGGTGGACCTCGCGTTCTTCTCGGGCATGACGTTCTTGATCGCCGTCCCGACAGGCGTGAAGTTCTTCAACTGGATCGGCACGATGTGGGGCGGGTCCCTGTCGTTCGAGACACCGATGCTGTGGACGCTGGGCTTCATGACCACGTTCCTCTTCGGTGGTCTGACCGGCGTCATCCTGGCCTCGCCGCCCCTGGACTTCCACCTCTCGGACTCCTACTTCGTGGTCGCGCACTTCCACTACGTCGTCTTCGGCACGGTGGTGTTCGCGATGTTCGCCGGCTTCTACTTCTGGTGGCCGAAGATGACGGGTCGCATGCTCGACGAGCGCCTCGGCAAGATCCACTTCTGGCTGCTCTTCATCGGCTTCCACACCACCTTCCTGGTGCAGCACTGGCTGGGCGTCGAGGGGATGCCGCGCCGGTACGCCGACTACCTGCCGGCCGACGGGTTCACGACGCTGAACCAGATCTCGACCGTCGGGGCCTTCCTGCTGGCTCTCTCGATCCTGCCGTTCCTCTGGAACGTGTACGTCACCGAGAAGTCCGCACCGCAGGTCGAGGTCGACGACCCGTGGGGCTGGGGTCGCTCACTGGAGTGGGCGACGTCCTCCCCGCCGCCGCGTCACAACTTCCACACCCTGCCGCGCATCCGCTCGGAGTCCCCGGCGTTCGACCTCCACCACCCGGAGATCGCCGCGCTGGAGCTCGACCAGAACGAGATCGAGGACGAGAGCACCCCCTCGGACGCTCCGCAGATGTACGGCCGACGCAGCGCCCTGTCCGACCAGTCCCGCCGCAACCACGAGGAGAGCTGA
- a CDS encoding cytochrome c oxidase subunit 4: protein MKVEAWVFGVTAAFVWLFSPLYWFLSGDWTGTTALVMTALLASMGFGYLYFHASRMTPRPEDKLDGEIAEGAGELGFFPPFSWWPLWCAACLGVMVLGTVFGWWLFGVGFILGGVATAGLVFEYYRGEFAH from the coding sequence ATGAAGGTCGAGGCATGGGTCTTCGGCGTCACGGCCGCGTTCGTCTGGCTGTTCAGCCCGCTGTACTGGTTCCTGTCCGGTGACTGGACGGGCACCACCGCGCTGGTGATGACGGCGCTGCTGGCGTCGATGGGGTTCGGCTACCTGTACTTCCACGCCTCGCGCATGACGCCCCGCCCCGAGGACAAGCTCGACGGCGAGATTGCCGAGGGAGCCGGTGAGCTCGGGTTCTTCCCGCCGTTCAGCTGGTGGCCCCTGTGGTGTGCGGCATGCCTGGGCGTCATGGTGCTCGGCACCGTCTTCGGCTGGTGGCTCTTCGGCGTGGGCTTCATACTCGGCGGCGTGGCCACGGCAGGGCTCGTCTTCGAGTACTACCGCGGGGAGTTCGCCCACTGA
- the katG gene encoding catalase/peroxidase HPI — protein MTAYEDYTEVLEGKCPFGGNNVGGAYTSKPTLSDWYPDRLRVEQLHTDGAVANPLRDFDYEAAFNAIDLEELKGEIKQFLTTSVDWWPSDYGNYGPQMIRMAWHSAGTYRIADGRGGAGQALQRFAPVSSWWDNGNTDKSRRLLWPIKKKYGNALSWADLMILTGNCALEIMGFPTTGFAGGRRDAWEADDATYWGAEWIENSNPESFDAMVMRSRRWNGEPGDADYELEQPLAASHQALIYVNPEGPNENGNPQDSAIDIRITFGRMAMNDEETVALIAGGHAFGKSHGKVAADKIGPPPEIAPMEDMGLGWNNPEGKGFAEYTMTNGIEGAWTPNPTQWDNDYLTNLFRYDWEKIENPVTGATQWKPKDPDAPKTPDAHIDGKMDELMMMTSDIALKVDPVYREICEKFLGDFDYFTKAFSEAWYKLTHRDMGPKSRYLGPEVSEKDFLWQDPLPQHEGPVVGDSEIAELKQTILDSGLSVSDLAYTAFSSAATYRDSDKRGGANGARIALEPQKNWKVNVRTGDVIDKLTEIKDATSANVSLADLIVLGGCVAVEKAAKDAGVEVSVPFTPGRVDALQDQTDPEQHEWLAPVVDGFRNYIIPDFSEVSHVAPEQMFLDGAALKSLSAPEWVALTGGLRVLGCNHDESSVGVFTDRVGVLSTDFFDAVTTTELEWKKVNEAGTTFTGHHRETGEKVYDASRNDLLFGSNQQLRAVAEVYAASDGHERFVHDFVAVWDKVMMLDRYDVKKG, from the coding sequence ATGACTGCGTACGAGGACTACACCGAGGTGCTCGAAGGGAAGTGCCCCTTCGGTGGCAACAACGTCGGTGGCGCGTACACCTCCAAGCCGACGCTGTCGGACTGGTACCCCGACCGGCTGCGCGTCGAGCAGCTGCACACGGACGGCGCCGTGGCGAACCCGCTGCGCGACTTCGACTACGAGGCCGCCTTCAACGCGATCGACCTCGAGGAGCTGAAGGGCGAGATCAAGCAGTTCCTCACCACCTCGGTCGACTGGTGGCCCAGCGACTACGGCAACTACGGCCCCCAGATGATCCGCATGGCCTGGCACTCGGCCGGCACGTACCGCATCGCCGACGGCCGCGGCGGCGCCGGGCAGGCGCTGCAGCGCTTCGCCCCCGTCAGCTCCTGGTGGGACAACGGCAACACCGACAAGTCGCGGCGGCTGCTGTGGCCCATCAAGAAGAAGTACGGCAACGCGCTCTCCTGGGCCGACCTCATGATCCTCACCGGCAACTGCGCCCTGGAGATCATGGGCTTCCCCACCACCGGCTTCGCCGGCGGACGACGTGACGCGTGGGAGGCCGACGACGCGACGTACTGGGGTGCGGAGTGGATCGAGAACTCCAACCCCGAGTCCTTCGACGCCATGGTGATGCGCAGCCGCCGCTGGAACGGCGAGCCCGGCGACGCCGACTACGAGCTCGAGCAGCCTCTCGCCGCGTCGCACCAGGCGCTGATCTACGTCAACCCCGAGGGCCCGAACGAGAACGGCAACCCCCAGGACTCCGCGATCGACATCCGCATCACCTTCGGTCGCATGGCGATGAACGACGAGGAGACCGTCGCGCTCATCGCGGGCGGGCACGCCTTCGGCAAGAGCCACGGCAAGGTCGCGGCCGACAAGATCGGCCCGCCGCCGGAGATCGCCCCCATGGAGGACATGGGCCTGGGGTGGAACAACCCCGAGGGCAAGGGCTTCGCCGAGTACACGATGACCAACGGCATCGAGGGCGCCTGGACGCCGAACCCCACGCAGTGGGACAACGACTACCTCACGAACCTCTTCAGGTACGACTGGGAGAAGATCGAGAACCCCGTGACCGGCGCCACCCAGTGGAAGCCGAAGGACCCCGATGCGCCGAAGACGCCCGACGCGCACATCGACGGCAAGATGGACGAGCTCATGATGATGACCTCGGACATCGCGCTGAAGGTCGACCCGGTCTACCGCGAGATCTGCGAGAAGTTCCTCGGCGACTTCGACTACTTCACCAAGGCCTTCTCGGAGGCCTGGTACAAGTTGACCCACCGCGACATGGGTCCGAAGTCGCGCTACCTGGGTCCCGAGGTCTCCGAGAAGGACTTCCTGTGGCAGGACCCGCTGCCGCAGCACGAGGGCCCCGTGGTCGGTGACAGCGAGATCGCCGAGCTGAAGCAGACGATCCTGGACTCCGGACTGAGCGTCTCGGACCTGGCGTACACCGCGTTCTCCTCGGCGGCGACCTACCGCGACTCCGACAAGCGCGGCGGCGCCAACGGCGCCCGCATCGCGTTGGAGCCCCAGAAGAACTGGAAGGTCAACGTCCGCACCGGCGACGTGATCGACAAGCTCACCGAGATCAAGGACGCCACCTCGGCGAACGTCAGCCTCGCCGACCTCATCGTCCTCGGCGGCTGCGTCGCGGTCGAGAAGGCGGCGAAGGACGCCGGCGTCGAGGTGTCGGTGCCGTTCACGCCGGGTCGGGTCGATGCCCTCCAGGACCAGACGGACCCCGAGCAGCACGAGTGGCTCGCCCCCGTGGTCGACGGCTTCCGCAACTACATCATCCCGGACTTCTCCGAGGTCTCGCACGTGGCGCCGGAGCAGATGTTCCTCGACGGCGCGGCCCTGAAGAGCCTCTCGGCGCCGGAGTGGGTCGCCCTCACCGGCGGTCTGCGCGTGCTGGGCTGCAACCACGACGAGTCCAGCGTCGGCGTCTTCACCGACCGCGTCGGGGTCCTGTCGACGGACTTCTTCGACGCCGTCACCACGACGGAGCTGGAGTGGAAGAAGGTCAACGAGGCGGGCACGACCTTCACCGGTCACCACCGCGAGACGGGCGAGAAGGTGTACGACGCCTCGCGCAACGACCTGCTCTTCGGCTCCAACCAGCAGCTGCGCGCCGTCGCCGAGGTGTACGCCGCCTCCGACGGTCACGAGCGCTTCGTGCACGACTTCGTGGCCGTGTGGGACAAGGTCATGATGCTCGACCGCTACGACGTCAAGAAGGGCTGA